The bacterium genomic sequence ATTGGAGAAGAACTTGGATCCAATCAGGCATAATGTCATTCCGATGCTTAGGGGCTGAAATTACCCCCTTCAAGGAACAAGGGTGTGGCGCATCGAGAAGGCGATATCACCAAGGTCAAGAATGGCACACCAAACCAAAGTATCTGGTTTGTAGAGATTTAATTGGTCGGGGCGAGAGGATTTGAACCTCCGGCCTCCTGCTCCCGAAGCAGGCGCGCTACCAAGCTGCGCTACGCCCCGATAAATTTATTTTCCGTTTTCTCTCCAGCCGTACTTTCCCACCAGCTTGACGAAGACGCAATTCGCAAGGGCCTTGGGCGCGGAGAAGTTTCCGGCCGCATCGCGCGCGATGATCACGAGCTCCTGCCCTTCCCCGCCGCCGAGCGGCATGACCAGCCTTCCGCCGGGGGCGAGCTGCTGCCGCCAGGGCTCGGGGACCTCCGGCGCCGAGGCGGCCGCGATGATGCGGTCGAAGGGTGCCTCGTCTGCCCAGCCGTAGGTGCCGTCCGCCCCCCGGAGCTGAAAGTTCCGGTAGCCCATCTCCTCGAGGCGCGCGCGGGCGGCGTCGGCCAGCTCGCCGATGCGCTCGATGGCGCGGACGCTTCCGGCCAGCTCGGCCAGAAGAGCGGTAACGTAGCCGGAACCGGCGCCGATCTCAAGCACTTTTTCATTTCCTTGAAGAGCGAGGGCCTCGAGGCTGGCGGCCACGATCAGCGGCTGGGAGATGGTCTGCCCGTGGCCGATGGGAAGCGCCTTGTCCGAATAAGCCTCTTCCTCAAGAAAATCGGGCACGAACAGATGGCGCGGCACCCGCCGCATGGCGTCCAGGATGCGCGCATCGCGGATGCCCCGGGCGGCGAGCTGCCCCTCGACCATCTCCTCGCGGGCGCGGGAGTGGCGGCTCTCCCCCCGGTTCATATTCCGGCCCCTTAGCGGAGGTCCCATTGCTCCATCTCTTTCATCGCTTCGAAGTCGGTGAGGTCGAGGCGGATGGGGGTGATGGAAATCTTGTTTTTCGTGATGGCCTCGAAGTCGGTATCGGGCTCGTTCACCCAGCGGAGACCGTTTCCGCCGATCCAGTAATACTCCCGCCCGCGGGGGTCGATTTTTTCGACGATGGTGTCCGCATAAATACGCTTTCCCTGCCGGGTGAAGAGCACTCCGGCGCATGTGTCTTCCGGGATGTTGGGGAAATTCACGTTCAGGAGGACGTCCCGCTTCAGCCCCCGCGCGAGTGTCTCCTCGGTGATGCGGCGGGCCCAGGACTTGGCCAGCTCGAAGTGGAAAGCGCCCCCGTCCTCCCAGCAGAGCGAGAAAGCGATAGCGGGCAACCCGATGAGGGTGGCCTCCATCGCG encodes the following:
- a CDS encoding protein-L-isoaspartate(D-aspartate) O-methyltransferase, translated to MNRGESRHSRAREEMVEGQLAARGIRDARILDAMRRVPRHLFVPDFLEEEAYSDKALPIGHGQTISQPLIVAASLEALALQGNEKVLEIGAGSGYVTALLAELAGSVRAIERIGELADAARARLEEMGYRNFQLRGADGTYGWADEAPFDRIIAAASAPEVPEPWRQQLAPGGRLVMPLGGGEGQELVIIARDAAGNFSAPKALANCVFVKLVGKYGWRENGK
- the surE gene encoding 5'/3'-nucleotidase SurE; amino-acid sequence: MRILLSNDDGVSSPGLAALHEAVSPLGEVLVVAPDREQSAASHSLSLYRPLRVEKVREGWYAVDGTPTDCVNLALNGLFKEPRPDIVLSGINKGANMGDDITYSGTVAAAMEATLIGLPAIAFSLCWEDGGAFHFELAKSWARRITEETLARGLKRDVLLNVNFPNIPEDTCAGVLFTRQGKRIYADTIVEKIDPRGREYYWIGGNGLRWVNEPDTDFEAITKNKISITPIRLDLTDFEAMKEMEQWDLR